Within the Chlorocebus sabaeus isolate Y175 chromosome 19, mChlSab1.0.hap1, whole genome shotgun sequence genome, the region TCTTAATGCATCTGTAAGGTGGGGATGGGAGAGAGCAGGAGTGTCTACAGAAGGCACCTTTGTCCTCTTTCCCTTGGAGGATCCTAAATGATCCTCCCCAATTTGCCGCTGAGAAAGACCAGGCCCTTCTCCAGCTGCCTCTCCCGGGCCTCAGGGTCCTCTAGCTTCTGATGTTTTCGGAATTCACTGCGGATGGAGGCAAAGTAGAAGTCTCGATCAGTGTAGCGAAGCTGTCGGCCCTGGCGCAACAGAGCCCGATAGAGACTCAGCACCGCCGCTCGGCTCCACCGGGCCATGGGGAACTGGCAGGGGCTGGGTGTCACACTATAAACAGAAGGAAAGACATACAAGCCTAGTATCAGAATTAATAACAAAAGGACCTGTAGAGACTATAAGACGTTTTTAATCCAAGTTCCAGAGACCCCCTAGATCACCTTATGACTTAATGGCAAGACTAGGACTAGAGACCCTAGCCTCTGGATGCCCATTCTGGAAACATACAGGTTGTGGTTCACCAGGGCTCaaatcctggccctgccacttaCGTGCCATATGACTTTGGGCAAAGGACTGAACCCCCACTGAGCACCAGCGTCCTCACTTACAAAATGGAGATTAGGATATTATGGCAATAGTACCTACCACATAGGGTTATATTTTGAGAACTGTGCATGTAAAGAACGGTAATACAACTTCACCACAGGGGGTGATCTAGGAGGGCTGAAGACAAGCACTCAGCCATACTTAAATCCTGGCACCAGCACTTGCGAGCTGCACTACCGTGGGCAAGtctcctaacctctctgtgcctgtctcAGTTCCTCATCTATACAGTGAGGATAAAAATCGTATTTTGCCCATATGGTTGGCATAAGCACTAAATGAATTTAATGTATGTGAACATGTTTAGAACAGCACTTGGCACACACTAAGCACTCTATCAACAGCAGCTGTTATTAGTACCACCTAGCCAGGtttgtagatgctcaataaacaatTACATTTAAGTATAAACTGCCACTGCCTTCCTTCAGTAACAATAAACCCTTACACAAGCGTATCTGTAAAGTGCTTTGTTGCCCATTGTCACATTTACACTAACAATCTAGGAGGTGGTCAGGGTTCTTAGTAACAGTAAATGCTTATTGCACTATACACAATGTGCAATGTTTGAAGCATGTCTCACGTAAAAACTCATTCTGTCAGCTACCCTAGGGTCAACATTACCCCATTTTAAGTGGAGGAAACAATCTCCCAGAGGGAAGTAACTTGCCCGCGGGCCCAAAACTGTCAAGGGGAGGGCTGCACTCCTGACCCCAACTCTGCCTGCCTCTGGAATGAGTTACCCTTTGCTGGAGCCGGACCATGTGTACAGCACTTCTGGGTGCTCCACGAACTTTTCCTAGCACAGCGCTTGGCACATACAAGGGGCTCAAAATTATGTTTAACGAAGGAGAGAATTTCACAACGTCCCTATGTGGAAAAAAATGATCACCTCCgtttcagaaataaagaaatgacaCCGAGTGGGGGAAGTATTTGGCTGGAAAAAAAGATTGAACTTTGGGCCCAAAGTCCGCTAGCCCTTAGCCTCCGGCCTTGCTAACTTCCTGCGCAAGCCTGAGCAAGCCACCATCCCTGTCCATTTTTCCTCAACTGTTTAAGAGCTCCCTCGGCCTTCCGATGTAGAAAATCAACAGAAGTGTTTGATAAGGCAAAAGGCGACTGTCACGGCGAGGGCTGTAACTACAAGGTCGCTGGGAGAGTGGGCGGCTGAGCCCCAGCCAGTCTGCACTTCCCCAACCCTGGGGGCCGGGCCGGGGTGCGGAGGcccagaggccagggcaggcctGCTCCGGGACCCGGGAAGTCTCCGAGgttggggcggggcggggccgccgAGGGGCCTCCCAGGGGAAAGCCCAGGGCGGGATGGGGCGAGACCCCCGGCTGCAG harbors:
- the MIURF gene encoding mitochondrial ribosome and complex I assembly factor AltMIEF1, which codes for MARWSRAAVLSLYRALLRQGRQLRYTDRDFYFASIRSEFRKHQKLEDPEARERQLEKGLVFLSGKLGRII